A stretch of DNA from Deltaproteobacteria bacterium:
CGAAGTGATCGTCGACGAAAAGACAGTGCGGGAACTCGTGCCGGTCCTGAAAAAAGCGGGCGCGTCGGGAATCGTGGAGTACCCGCTGAACAAGGTGATTCCGTAGGCTCCTCGGCCGCACTGAAGAAGGCCCTGTCGGCCGCCGTCGCGGAGCGTGGGAGGGAGTTCCTGCCCTCTGACCCCCTGGAATTCGCGCACCGGTTCCGCTCCTTCAAGGACCGTGAGGCTGCCGCCTTCATCGCCGCGTCTTTCGCCTTCGGCAACGTCACCCAGATTCGTTCATTCCTGTCACGCTTCTTCGATGCGTTGGGCCCATCGCCGCACAAGGCGATTGCAGGACCGCTCCCTCTCCCGGAACGGCGGATCGCCGGGCTGTACCACCGTTTCATTTCGGAAGGCGGGGTCCGCCGTTTCCTCGGATGCATGCGAAAGGCATATCTAGCCCACGGAAACCTCGAGTCGATGTTCCGCAAAGGCATGGACGGTCCGTGCACGGATATGCGGGAAGCTCTCGCACGTTTTCTCGACGGCTTTCGCGCGGCCTGGGGCGGAGCCCTGCCGCGCCAAAGGAACTTCCTCTTTCCCGATCCGCGAAGGGGATCGGCCTGCAAGCGCCACAACCTTTTCCTGCGGTGGATGGTGCGCGGCGGCGACGGGATCGACCTGGGGATCTGGACCGCTCTTTCCACGCGGGACCTTGTCGTTCCCCTCGACACGCACATGATCCGGATGGGGCGGCTGCTGGGTCTGACGCGCCGCGTCACGCCCGGCTGGAGGATGGCGGAGGAGATCACCGCCGCATTCCGCGCCGTCTGCCCGGAAGACCCGGTGAAGTTCGACTTCGCACTGACCCGGATCGGAATATTGAAGGAGTGCTCTCCGGGAAGGGTGGAGGCATGCGCGATTTGCGCGATAAAGGGAGTCTGCGCGCGGGCGCGGCTCTCCGGCATCGGAAATTGATATTGCCGTTTTTTCCCCGCCTGCGATAGATTTGGAACATCGGTTCCGCATTCACGGTGTACGGGAGGAACCATGCCTGACAAACGGATGAAGATCGGCGAGATTCTCGTAGCGGCGGGAGTAATTCAGGAAGAACAGCTTCAGCAGGCGCTGACCGTCCAGAGCCAGCTCGGCGGGACCCTCGGAGAGAACCTCATCCGCCTGGGATTCCTGAACGAAGAAGCCCTTCTGAACGCGCTTTCGGAACAGATGGGAATGCAGCACATCAACCTGGAAAAGGTGGAAATCCCGCCCGCCATGCAGCGCCTGGTCCAGCTGGAAACCGTCCGGCTGCGCCGGATCCTGCCCATCGGTTTCGAGGGGAAGAAGCTGGTCGTCGGGATGGTCGACCCCACGGACCTTTCCGCGCTCTCGGACATCGAGTTCCAATCCGGCCACAGTACAAAGGCCGTCATCCTCTCCGCGATCCATTTCGAGCGGGCGCTCCAGTTCTTCCAGGCGTACGGCTACGGCACGACGGCGTTGAATATCAAGGACGAGAAGGCGTCGAAAAAGGTCGCCAGGGTCGAAAAGAATCTGGACAGCCTCCTTGAAGCGCTGGTGTCCTGGAAGGGGCAGGACCTGCACCTCTCCGCGGGCGCGATTCCCTCCATCCGCGTCGACAACGAAATCCGGCGCCTGGGATTGCCCGCCTTTAAGCCGGCCGAGATCGAGCAGATGATCGTCGGCATCCTGACGCCGGAGCAGAAGAAGATCTTTCTGCAAAACAGGGAGCTCGATTTCGCCTATTCGCTCCACGGACTGGCGCGGTTCCGCTGCAACGTATACCGTCAGCGCAATTCCATAGCGTTCACGGCGCGGCACGTGGTGGAAAACATACCGAGCGCAGCCGAGCTCGGGCTTCCCGATTTCCTGAGGGACTTCGCGCTCAAGACCCAGGGGTTGATCCTGATAGTCGGCCCGAACGGTCACGGCAAGTCCACCACGCTCGCCAACATGGTGGAGACGATCAACAGGGAGAGGAAGGCAAACGTCATCACCATCGAGGACCCGATCGAGTTCACTCATCGGCACAAGAACTCCAACATCAACCAGCGCGAGGTCGGGACCGACACGCTCTCCTTCGCCGACGGGCTGCGGCACATCTTCCGGCAGAATCCCGACGTGATCGTTATCGGGGAGCTGCGCGACTACGAGAGCGTTTCCATCGCGCTCACTGCTGCGGAAACGGGCCACCTCGTCATGGGGACGCTCCACGCGAACAGCGCTACGGCCGCGATCGACCGCATCATCGACATTTTCCCGGGGAACCAGCAGCACCAGGTCCGGGCCCAGCTCGCGGAGTGCTTTCTTCTTGTCTTCTCGCAGCGCCTTCTCCGGCGGGCTGCGGGATCCGGCCGGGTCCTGGCATGGGAAAGGATGAGCACGTCAAGCCGCATCCGGAACGCGATCCGCGAGGGGAAGGTTACCCAGCTTCGCGCGGTGATGCAGTCCGCCGTCGAGGAGTTCGTCAACATCGACTGGAACCTTGCGGACCTGGTTTCCTCCGGCAAGGTGAAATACGAGGAGGCTTGCAAGTTCGCCGAAAACATCGGGTACCTTAACGAGCTGCTGAAGGTCCGAGGGGTGTTCAAGTAGGGCCGGACCTTCCGAAGCTGGAGGGGGAGGGG
This window harbors:
- a CDS encoding PilT/PilU family type 4a pilus ATPase, with the protein product MPDKRMKIGEILVAAGVIQEEQLQQALTVQSQLGGTLGENLIRLGFLNEEALLNALSEQMGMQHINLEKVEIPPAMQRLVQLETVRLRRILPIGFEGKKLVVGMVDPTDLSALSDIEFQSGHSTKAVILSAIHFERALQFFQAYGYGTTALNIKDEKASKKVARVEKNLDSLLEALVSWKGQDLHLSAGAIPSIRVDNEIRRLGLPAFKPAEIEQMIVGILTPEQKKIFLQNRELDFAYSLHGLARFRCNVYRQRNSIAFTARHVVENIPSAAELGLPDFLRDFALKTQGLILIVGPNGHGKSTTLANMVETINRERKANVITIEDPIEFTHRHKNSNINQREVGTDTLSFADGLRHIFRQNPDVIVIGELRDYESVSIALTAAETGHLVMGTLHANSATAAIDRIIDIFPGNQQHQVRAQLAECFLLVFSQRLLRRAAGSGRVLAWERMSTSSRIRNAIREGKVTQLRAVMQSAVEEFVNIDWNLADLVSSGKVKYEEACKFAENIGYLNELLKVRGVFK
- a CDS encoding TIGR02757 family protein, with the translated sequence MVQPRSDRRRKDSAGTRAGPEKSGRVGNRGVPAEQGDSVGSSAALKKALSAAVAERGREFLPSDPLEFAHRFRSFKDREAAAFIAASFAFGNVTQIRSFLSRFFDALGPSPHKAIAGPLPLPERRIAGLYHRFISEGGVRRFLGCMRKAYLAHGNLESMFRKGMDGPCTDMREALARFLDGFRAAWGGALPRQRNFLFPDPRRGSACKRHNLFLRWMVRGGDGIDLGIWTALSTRDLVVPLDTHMIRMGRLLGLTRRVTPGWRMAEEITAAFRAVCPEDPVKFDFALTRIGILKECSPGRVEACAICAIKGVCARARLSGIGN